One stretch of Corynebacterium imitans DNA includes these proteins:
- a CDS encoding HNH endonuclease signature motif containing protein, translating into MSRTTTQTSTETHTPAALHKHFRCQNASDPRAKLSQQMRDTEFALYSPYTEMPLQDFDLEVEELASITDRPKHEISAAIFAYNRLRLLPLLRKMQEETRLLSVHTLVGIDSALMKVGAEADEETWAAFDEMLVKLFRPKRANQPLPSRATIVRRIRTLIAKLDVGLNYDPVKRKKREDEHNHRSRTVEFSDFERNGVELGSLQLTTDNTTMAVVRASLKATAREHKLSLADTAIKLLTGDIEPTAKVHLHVYAPAGKDGAREEGTPVFIPGIGWTNALDTKEFEDLCDANPPTVHNLDEAANTVTDSYTPTQEMKHYAHARDGHCIFPGCTRPAAACQLDHRIPFDRGGKTTPHNLFCLCAHHHNIKTDKRAFYVSDPVTGDIVWLLENGTYLLSRHEGPLFDEITPTTPRWRSSLEAAAKNRDTVAEFNARIHRLLDEYDTHGDYYRCLAEIQVLERRFKLVSDFAPEPPEVEPVHIPEEPDPDPFPDPEPLAKYNPFPPTE; encoded by the coding sequence GCTACACAAGCACTTTCGCTGCCAGAACGCGAGTGATCCGCGCGCGAAGCTTTCGCAGCAGATGCGGGACACGGAGTTCGCCCTCTACAGCCCTTATACCGAGATGCCGCTGCAGGATTTCGACTTGGAGGTGGAAGAACTCGCCTCCATCACCGATCGCCCCAAGCACGAGATCAGCGCGGCGATCTTCGCGTATAACCGGCTCCGCCTCCTTCCCCTTCTGCGCAAGATGCAGGAAGAGACGCGGCTTTTGTCCGTCCACACGCTCGTCGGCATTGATTCCGCGCTGATGAAGGTGGGCGCGGAAGCGGACGAGGAGACTTGGGCCGCTTTTGACGAGATGCTGGTCAAGCTCTTCCGCCCCAAGCGCGCCAACCAGCCCCTGCCCAGCCGCGCGACCATTGTGCGCCGGATCCGCACGCTGATTGCCAAGCTGGACGTCGGCCTGAACTACGACCCGGTCAAGCGCAAGAAGCGGGAGGACGAGCACAACCACCGCTCACGCACGGTAGAGTTCAGCGATTTTGAACGCAATGGCGTCGAGCTCGGCTCGCTCCAGCTCACCACCGACAACACCACCATGGCCGTCGTGCGCGCCAGCCTGAAGGCCACCGCCCGGGAACACAAGCTCTCCCTGGCCGATACCGCGATCAAGCTGCTCACCGGCGACATCGAGCCAACCGCGAAGGTCCACCTCCACGTCTACGCCCCTGCGGGCAAGGACGGCGCGCGGGAGGAAGGCACACCCGTCTTCATCCCCGGCATCGGCTGGACCAACGCGCTCGACACCAAGGAGTTCGAGGACCTGTGCGACGCGAACCCACCCACGGTGCACAACCTGGACGAGGCAGCCAACACCGTCACGGACAGTTACACACCGACGCAGGAGATGAAGCACTACGCGCACGCCAGGGACGGGCACTGTATCTTCCCGGGATGCACGCGGCCCGCCGCGGCCTGCCAACTCGACCACCGAATCCCCTTCGACCGCGGCGGGAAAACCACACCCCACAACCTTTTCTGCCTCTGTGCACATCACCACAACATCAAGACCGACAAGCGGGCGTTCTACGTCTCCGACCCCGTCACTGGCGACATCGTCTGGCTGCTGGAGAACGGCACGTACCTGCTGTCGCGCCACGAAGGCCCGCTTTTCGACGAGATCACGCCCACCACACCCCGCTGGCGCAGCTCCCTCGAAGCGGCAGCCAAGAACCGGGACACGGTCGCTGAGTTCAACGCCCGCATCCACCGCCTCCTCGACGAGTACGACACCCACGGGGACTACTACCGCTGCCTGGCCGAGATACAAGTCCTCGAACGCCGCTTCAAGCTCGTATCCGACTTCGCCCCCGAGCCACCAGAAGTCGAACCGGTGCACATCCCCGAAGAACCGGACCCGGACCCCTTCCCCGACCCAGAACCGCTGGCCAAATACAACCCCTTTCCCCCGACCGAATAA
- the rplI gene encoding 50S ribosomal protein L9 has protein sequence MKLILTAAVEKLGEPGEIVEVKDGYGRNFLLPRGLAIPATRGAEKQIEDIKRVQADREVRDLDHAKELRDQLDQLTGVKVAVRTSDSGKLFGSVTAAEIASAVKAAGGPSLDKRRINVPKGLVKKTGGYQVKVNLHDDVEGKINFEVVAA, from the coding sequence ATGAAGCTGATCCTCACCGCTGCCGTTGAGAAACTTGGCGAGCCCGGCGAAATCGTCGAGGTCAAGGACGGCTACGGACGTAACTTCCTGCTCCCGCGCGGCCTGGCTATCCCGGCTACCCGTGGCGCAGAGAAGCAGATTGAAGACATCAAGCGCGTGCAGGCTGATCGCGAGGTCCGCGATCTGGACCACGCGAAGGAGCTGCGCGATCAGCTCGACCAGCTCACTGGTGTGAAGGTTGCCGTGCGCACTTCCGACAGCGGCAAGCTGTTCGGTTCTGTCACCGCGGCGGAGATCGCTTCCGCTGTGAAGGCGGCTGGCGGCCCGTCCCTGGATAAGCGTCGCATCAACGTACCGAAGGGTCTTGTGAAGAAGACCGGCGGCTACCAGGTCAAGGTCAACCTCCACGACGATGTGGAAGGCAAGATTAACTTCGAGGTCGTCGCAGCGTAA
- a CDS encoding single-stranded DNA-binding protein translates to MAQNETPITVVGNLVADPELRFIPSGAAVANFRIASTPRSYNRETNQFEDGEALFLTCNCWRQMAENVAESLTKGMRVIVQGRLRQRSYQTREGENRTVFEVEVDEVGPSLKFATANVSRTPREGGGQPRPSQGFQQQQSAPPQQQAPQQQSQPANDPWNSAPPAGGFGGMDDEPPF, encoded by the coding sequence ATGGCACAGAACGAAACACCGATCACCGTCGTTGGCAACCTCGTTGCTGACCCAGAGCTGCGTTTCATCCCGAGCGGCGCCGCAGTGGCGAACTTCCGCATTGCGTCGACGCCCCGTTCGTACAACCGGGAGACCAACCAGTTCGAGGACGGCGAGGCGTTGTTCCTGACGTGCAACTGCTGGCGGCAGATGGCAGAGAACGTCGCGGAGTCCCTGACGAAGGGCATGCGCGTGATCGTGCAAGGTCGCCTGCGGCAGCGTTCTTACCAGACCCGCGAGGGGGAAAACCGCACGGTTTTCGAGGTTGAAGTTGATGAGGTCGGGCCGTCGCTGAAGTTTGCCACGGCGAATGTGAGCCGCACGCCACGTGAGGGTGGTGGGCAGCCGCGTCCGTCGCAAGGCTTCCAGCAGCAGCAGTCGGCACCGCCGCAGCAGCAGGCACCTCAGCAGCAATCGCAGCCGGCGAATGATCCGTGGAACTCCGCCCCACCAGCTGGTGGCTTCGGCGGGATGGATGACGAGCCCCCGTTCTAA
- the rpsF gene encoding 30S ribosomal protein S6 codes for MRHYEVMIILDSKQDERTVAPSLDKYLEIVRKENGKVEKVDVWGKKRLAYPINKKEEGIYAVINLECEADTVKELDRVLNLNDNVVRTKVLRTDK; via the coding sequence GTGCGTCACTACGAAGTAATGATCATTCTGGATTCTAAGCAGGATGAGCGCACCGTTGCCCCGTCCCTGGACAAGTACCTGGAAATTGTCCGTAAGGAAAACGGCAAGGTGGAAAAGGTTGATGTGTGGGGCAAGAAGCGCCTTGCATACCCGATCAACAAGAAGGAAGAGGGCATCTACGCCGTTATCAACCTCGAGTGCGAGGCTGACACGGTCAAGGAGCTCGACCGCGTGCTGAACCTGAACGACAACGTTGTGCGTACCAAGGTGCTGCGCACCGACAAGTAG
- a CDS encoding glycosyltransferase family 87 protein has product MAKQSTTWPDPADRVQPSRTEPIARGWTEFLGGPMGKYAQIGRAKFWTPLRTIFAVAYVFLFMGALSKSNCALGKPDDNGVLQLNWDGNRQFTSFCYNDIVPLYGARGLDQPGFVYDYSWVEEGLTRYMEYPVLAGMFQGFTSFISRNTYFVAQRFLPEVGWYFYVTVFFLAIIWVATARMVAELAGNRVWDTLLVVGSPLLIMHAFTNWDIPSIFFAVAALLAARNGKFTLAGVMIGLGTAFKMWPIFALGAYLVVALRKRDLVPFLKMLAASIVSWVVVNLPIYLRSPEAWGEFRRLNTDRGWEWTTIYAVFSRVTGWGGFDSGEGAPVILNAVTLILFLAGCAAVLIMGLKAPRTPRIAELFTLIVGFFLLFNKVWSPQYSIWLIVPAVLALPYWRLLLSWMTVDMMVWPILMWHMMGEDNLGAPGWLLDATIITRDAFIITIMVLVVQQMFGKRRDKVAEAHNGHDPLLTTPEQWKEEGAQWVQQQSSASAQLQSASA; this is encoded by the coding sequence ATGGCGAAGCAGAGCACAACGTGGCCGGACCCGGCAGACCGCGTGCAGCCCAGCCGCACGGAACCGATCGCCCGTGGGTGGACCGAGTTTCTCGGCGGACCGATGGGCAAGTACGCGCAGATCGGCCGTGCGAAGTTTTGGACACCGCTGCGCACCATCTTCGCGGTCGCCTACGTCTTCCTCTTCATGGGTGCGCTGTCGAAGTCGAACTGCGCGCTCGGCAAGCCTGACGACAACGGCGTGCTCCAGCTGAACTGGGACGGTAACCGTCAGTTCACCTCGTTCTGTTACAACGACATCGTGCCGCTCTACGGCGCGCGCGGCCTGGACCAGCCGGGTTTTGTCTACGACTACTCGTGGGTTGAGGAAGGCCTGACCCGGTACATGGAGTACCCGGTCCTGGCCGGCATGTTCCAGGGGTTCACCTCCTTCATCTCGCGCAACACCTACTTCGTGGCGCAGCGCTTCCTGCCGGAGGTGGGCTGGTACTTCTACGTCACGGTGTTCTTCCTGGCGATCATCTGGGTCGCCACCGCGCGCATGGTCGCCGAGCTCGCCGGCAACCGCGTGTGGGACACACTGCTGGTGGTCGGCTCGCCGCTGTTGATCATGCACGCCTTTACCAACTGGGACATCCCCTCCATCTTCTTCGCGGTCGCGGCGCTGCTCGCCGCCCGCAACGGCAAGTTCACCCTGGCTGGCGTGATGATCGGGCTGGGCACCGCGTTCAAGATGTGGCCGATTTTCGCCCTCGGCGCCTACCTGGTGGTCGCGCTGCGCAAGCGTGACCTGGTGCCGTTTTTGAAGATGCTCGCGGCGTCGATAGTCAGTTGGGTAGTGGTGAACCTGCCCATCTACCTGCGCAGCCCGGAGGCGTGGGGCGAGTTCCGCCGCCTCAACACCGACCGCGGTTGGGAGTGGACCACCATCTACGCAGTCTTCTCCCGTGTGACCGGCTGGGGCGGGTTCGATTCCGGCGAGGGCGCGCCAGTGATCCTCAACGCAGTCACGCTCATCCTGTTTCTGGCAGGCTGCGCCGCGGTCCTGATCATGGGGCTCAAGGCACCGCGGACGCCACGCATTGCGGAGTTGTTCACCCTGATCGTCGGCTTCTTCCTCCTCTTCAACAAGGTGTGGAGCCCCCAGTACTCGATCTGGTTGATCGTCCCGGCTGTGCTCGCGCTGCCGTACTGGCGCCTGCTGCTGAGCTGGATGACCGTCGACATGATGGTGTGGCCAATACTGATGTGGCACATGATGGGGGAGGATAACTTGGGCGCGCCGGGCTGGCTTCTCGACGCCACCATCATCACCCGCGACGCCTTCATCATCACCATCATGGTGCTGGTGGTTCAACAGATGTTTGGGAAGCGGCGCGACAAGGTCGCGGAGGCCCACAACGGCCACGACCCGCTGCTGACCACACCCGAGCAGTGGAAAGAGGAGGGCGCCCAGTGGGTACAGCAACAGTCGTCGGCATCGGCTCAATTGCAATCGGCTTCTGCCTAA
- a CDS encoding transglycosylase domain-containing protein, which translates to MTNNEKAPESGSTVAKKKKPSRIGQWLLALLLLLVLIASIPALWFAWNYSRANLPEPNEIEAAQISNIYFSDAKTELARVVPPEGNREQIPLDKVPVEVQNAVLAAEDRDFWENSGFSFTGFGRAVIGQLTGNPSAGGGSTITQQYVKNAIVGNEHSYQRKAKELVYSIKMANSWSKEEVLSAYLNTVYFGRNAYGIEAAAHAYFSKPASELTVEEGAVLAASIQRPSQLDPWTNPEGAQDRWNYVMDGLVEMGALDQNVRAQAQIPDTRDPATYSAYTEATGPNGLIKNQVMTELAAIGISEDDLTNRGLQITTTIDKRAQDDTVRIAEENLANLQDDARTGVVAVEPGTGAVRAYYGGNDASGWDYANAGLQTGSTFKIFTLAAALQQGIPLNAYFDASPVTLPNGAVVTNADGGGGGMINMTEATRVSSNTAYMRIQDDLDNTTQDTADMAHALGVARSIPGIPVTLRENGGQPYEGIVLGQYQSRVLDMAVGVATLTNRGVYHPTHFVERVEDARGEVLYENDNDYAERRVSAQVADNVIQAMQTVIPYSYANLAGGRPAAGKTGTAQLGDTGMNKDAWMVGSTPQLSVAVWVGTADNTSPIYNEGGGMMWGAQTPTRIWKGVLDTVLEGQEVQNFHDASPVYWGVNPYSGGANLGGNSWSYYNQQQATQQSEQPAEEQPSEEQPSEAPDSPPAPQQPAPAPAPAPAPAPAPAAPDLGLNDAVNDFFDGIEGALQ; encoded by the coding sequence GTGACAAACAACGAGAAAGCCCCCGAGAGCGGGAGCACCGTGGCAAAGAAGAAGAAGCCCTCCCGCATCGGGCAGTGGCTCCTGGCGCTGTTGCTGCTGTTGGTACTCATCGCCTCCATCCCCGCGCTGTGGTTCGCGTGGAACTACAGCAGAGCGAACCTGCCGGAGCCGAACGAGATCGAAGCGGCGCAGATCTCCAACATCTACTTCAGCGACGCAAAGACTGAACTCGCCCGCGTGGTCCCGCCGGAGGGGAACCGCGAGCAGATCCCGCTGGACAAGGTGCCGGTTGAGGTGCAGAACGCGGTGCTGGCGGCCGAGGACCGTGACTTCTGGGAGAACTCCGGGTTCTCCTTTACCGGCTTTGGCCGCGCGGTGATCGGCCAGCTCACCGGCAACCCCTCTGCCGGCGGCGGCTCTACTATTACGCAGCAGTACGTGAAGAACGCGATCGTCGGCAATGAGCACTCGTACCAGCGCAAGGCCAAGGAGCTGGTGTACTCGATCAAGATGGCCAACTCCTGGTCCAAGGAGGAGGTGCTCAGCGCCTACCTGAATACCGTCTACTTCGGACGCAACGCCTACGGCATCGAGGCGGCCGCGCACGCCTACTTCTCCAAGCCCGCCAGCGAGCTGACGGTGGAGGAGGGCGCGGTGCTCGCCGCGTCCATCCAGCGCCCAAGCCAGCTCGACCCGTGGACGAATCCGGAGGGCGCTCAGGACCGCTGGAACTACGTGATGGACGGTCTCGTGGAGATGGGGGCCCTTGACCAGAACGTCCGTGCGCAGGCCCAGATCCCCGACACGCGCGACCCGGCGACCTACTCTGCTTACACCGAAGCCACCGGCCCGAACGGCCTGATCAAGAACCAGGTCATGACGGAACTCGCGGCGATCGGCATCTCGGAGGACGACCTGACTAACCGCGGCCTGCAGATCACTACCACGATTGATAAGAGGGCCCAGGACGACACGGTCCGTATTGCCGAGGAGAACCTGGCTAACCTGCAGGACGACGCGCGTACCGGCGTGGTCGCCGTGGAGCCGGGCACGGGTGCCGTGCGCGCCTACTACGGCGGCAACGACGCCTCCGGCTGGGACTACGCCAACGCGGGGCTGCAGACGGGCTCGACGTTTAAGATCTTCACCCTTGCCGCGGCGCTGCAGCAGGGTATTCCGCTCAACGCCTACTTCGACGCCTCCCCGGTCACGCTGCCGAACGGCGCAGTGGTGACCAACGCCGACGGCGGTGGCGGCGGCATGATCAACATGACTGAGGCCACGCGCGTGTCGTCGAATACCGCGTACATGCGTATCCAGGACGATCTGGATAATACGACGCAGGACACCGCCGACATGGCGCACGCGCTCGGCGTGGCGCGCTCCATCCCGGGCATCCCGGTCACCCTGCGTGAGAACGGCGGGCAGCCCTACGAAGGCATCGTCCTGGGGCAGTACCAGTCCCGCGTGCTGGACATGGCTGTTGGCGTGGCCACTCTGACCAACCGCGGTGTCTACCACCCGACCCACTTTGTCGAGCGCGTCGAGGACGCCCGCGGCGAGGTGCTCTACGAAAACGACAATGACTACGCGGAGCGCCGCGTGTCTGCCCAGGTGGCGGACAACGTCATCCAGGCGATGCAGACGGTGATTCCTTACTCCTACGCCAACCTCGCCGGGGGACGTCCGGCTGCGGGCAAGACCGGTACCGCCCAGCTGGGCGACACGGGCATGAACAAGGATGCCTGGATGGTCGGCTCCACCCCGCAGCTCTCCGTTGCGGTGTGGGTGGGTACCGCGGATAACACCTCCCCGATCTACAACGAGGGCGGCGGCATGATGTGGGGCGCGCAGACGCCGACCCGGATTTGGAAGGGCGTGCTGGACACGGTCCTAGAAGGCCAGGAAGTGCAGAACTTCCACGACGCGAGCCCGGTCTACTGGGGCGTGAACCCGTACTCCGGCGGCGCGAACCTGGGCGGCAACTCCTGGAGCTACTACAACCAGCAGCAGGCCACGCAGCAGAGCGAGCAGCCTGCGGAAGAGCAGCCGTCGGAGGAGCAGCCTTCGGAGGCACCGGATTCACCCCCGGCACCGCAGCAGCCGGCTCCTGCTCCGGCACCGGCACCCGCGCCCGCCCCGGCTCCGGCCGCGCCGGACCTCGGGCTCAATGATGCGGTAAATGATTTCTTTGACGGTATTGAAGGCGCGTTGCAATAA
- a CDS encoding DUF5318 family protein, whose product MFAYRYEISHEWARRQTLRDFHAGRLLLSDVCDADFLLRTASEFHGSPAERPCPICGGEMRDVKWVYGDALGRRANTARSEDEIDRLVAEVGPITVHFVEVCPECKWNYLCKAFTACPVG is encoded by the coding sequence ATGTTTGCTTACCGGTACGAGATCTCCCACGAGTGGGCCCGCCGCCAAACCCTGCGGGATTTCCACGCTGGACGCCTGCTGCTTAGCGACGTCTGCGACGCCGATTTTCTCCTCCGCACCGCCAGCGAATTTCACGGCTCGCCCGCCGAACGCCCCTGCCCCATCTGTGGTGGGGAAATGCGGGATGTGAAGTGGGTCTACGGGGACGCCCTCGGTCGCCGCGCGAACACCGCGCGCAGTGAGGACGAGATCGACCGGCTCGTCGCTGAAGTGGGGCCGATCACGGTGCATTTCGTCGAGGTGTGCCCGGAGTGCAAGTGGAATTATCTGTGCAAGGCTTTTACTGCTTGCCCAGTAGGGTGA
- a CDS encoding MarR family winged helix-turn-helix transcriptional regulator, which yields MTVAQEPQEQPDPYDIAERIRPAMTSLYVTYFRTAEHSDLTGPQLSILRRLAEEGPTRISRIAEAEGVRMPTASNTVNQLEKRGLVQRIRSEQDRRGVSVETTKLGRDELQRVGDERTRYLGEMLGTLDQESLRKLDGVTDIINLLAKAYVNKEHPTT from the coding sequence ATGACCGTGGCACAGGAGCCCCAAGAACAACCAGACCCGTACGACATTGCGGAACGCATCCGCCCCGCAATGACCTCGCTGTACGTCACCTACTTCCGCACCGCCGAGCACTCGGACCTCACCGGCCCCCAGCTGTCCATCCTGCGCCGGCTCGCCGAGGAAGGCCCGACCCGCATCAGCCGGATCGCCGAGGCGGAGGGCGTGCGCATGCCGACCGCCTCCAATACTGTCAACCAGCTGGAAAAGCGCGGGCTGGTGCAGCGCATCCGTTCCGAGCAAGACCGCCGCGGCGTGAGCGTGGAAACCACCAAGCTGGGGCGCGATGAGCTCCAGCGAGTGGGCGATGAGCGCACCCGCTACCTGGGCGAGATGCTCGGGACACTTGACCAGGAGTCGCTGCGCAAACTCGACGGCGTCACCGACATTATTAACCTGCTCGCCAAGGCCTACGTGAATAAAGAACACCCCACCACGTAG
- a CDS encoding universal stress protein has translation MTARSFSSDLAQLPRDEGALRIVVGWDSSNSNNKEALEYAAWLGRSLPVKVQVMATTKSSWTTSMSGKKYKKWLKRSQESFHKQVEKALDGVLPASQRAPKVARLVERASGTEPLYDVARTFNADMIILGSRAKTAKSRFRPTSEADQLMHSSTLPLGLAPKHLTLSKKGVTRVTYALIDSDEITGDGNRERFPGLAYAATMACIVGVPLRIVAFSPDERAGEFSHELAAWNETTLGLLDRVRDQAFSVCNQIEGCEGLDVETLLASGKGWKRAIDSVKWKKGDLLCLGSQPSGQLKRVFVGTREGEFIRFAPVPVLIYPRSEAEH, from the coding sequence GTGACGGCACGTTCTTTCTCCAGCGATCTGGCGCAGCTGCCCCGCGACGAGGGGGCGCTGCGCATTGTCGTTGGCTGGGACTCGAGCAACTCGAACAACAAAGAAGCCCTCGAGTACGCGGCCTGGCTCGGCCGCTCCCTGCCGGTCAAAGTGCAAGTGATGGCCACCACGAAGAGCTCGTGGACGACCTCCATGTCCGGCAAGAAATACAAGAAGTGGCTCAAGCGCTCGCAGGAAAGCTTTCACAAGCAGGTGGAAAAGGCCCTCGACGGGGTCCTGCCCGCCTCGCAGCGCGCCCCCAAAGTCGCCCGCCTAGTCGAGCGCGCGAGCGGCACCGAGCCGCTTTACGACGTCGCGCGGACCTTCAACGCCGACATGATCATCCTCGGCTCCCGCGCCAAAACCGCCAAGAGCCGCTTCCGCCCCACCAGCGAGGCGGACCAGCTCATGCACTCCTCCACCTTGCCGTTGGGGCTCGCGCCGAAGCACCTCACGCTCTCAAAGAAGGGCGTCACCCGGGTCACCTACGCGCTGATCGACTCCGACGAGATCACCGGCGACGGCAACCGGGAACGCTTCCCCGGCCTGGCCTACGCTGCCACGATGGCCTGCATTGTTGGCGTGCCCTTACGCATCGTCGCGTTTTCTCCTGATGAGCGCGCGGGCGAATTCTCCCACGAGCTTGCGGCCTGGAACGAAACCACGCTCGGACTCCTCGACCGGGTGCGTGACCAGGCCTTTAGCGTGTGTAACCAGATCGAAGGCTGCGAAGGGCTCGACGTGGAGACACTGCTCGCCTCTGGCAAGGGGTGGAAGCGCGCGATAGATAGCGTGAAGTGGAAGAAGGGCGACCTGCTGTGCCTCGGCTCGCAGCCCTCCGGGCAGCTCAAGCGCGTGTTCGTGGGCACCCGCGAGGGCGAGTTCATCCGCTTCGCCCCCGTGCCGGTGCTGATCTACCCGCGCTCGGAGGCCGAACACTAA
- a CDS encoding rhodanese-related sulfurtransferase yields the protein MASVNKILLYYKFQPIADPDAVRLWQRDLCEGLGLHGRIIVSKDGINGTVGGPIDACKTYAKKTREYFRGIEFKWSEGGREDFPKLSVKAREEIVSFGAPGELKVDEHGVVGGGKHLTPEEVNDLVENNPDVVFFDGRNAREAEIGKFKNAVVPDVETTHDFIRELDSGKYDWMKDKPVISYCTGGIRCEVLSSLMINRGFEDVYQIDGGIVRYGEKYGNSGLWEGSLYVFDKRMHTEFGGGAEDPNYVQLGHCVHCGEATNRFYNCANEPECRVQYLSCPECRERNPYCGECA from the coding sequence GTGGCCAGCGTTAACAAAATCCTCCTGTACTACAAGTTCCAGCCCATCGCCGACCCGGACGCCGTGCGGCTGTGGCAGCGCGACCTGTGCGAGGGGCTTGGCCTGCACGGGAGGATCATCGTGTCCAAGGACGGCATCAACGGCACGGTCGGCGGCCCGATTGATGCGTGTAAGACGTACGCAAAGAAGACGCGCGAGTACTTCCGCGGGATCGAGTTCAAGTGGTCCGAGGGCGGCCGCGAGGACTTCCCTAAGCTGTCGGTTAAGGCACGCGAGGAGATCGTGTCCTTCGGTGCGCCCGGCGAGCTCAAGGTGGACGAGCACGGCGTCGTCGGCGGTGGGAAGCACCTGACGCCCGAAGAAGTCAACGATCTGGTGGAAAACAATCCGGACGTTGTGTTCTTCGATGGGCGTAATGCGCGCGAGGCTGAGATCGGCAAGTTTAAAAACGCGGTCGTGCCGGACGTGGAGACCACCCACGACTTCATCCGGGAGCTGGACAGCGGCAAGTACGACTGGATGAAGGATAAGCCGGTCATCTCCTACTGCACCGGCGGCATCCGCTGCGAGGTGCTCTCCAGCTTGATGATCAACCGCGGGTTTGAAGACGTCTACCAGATCGACGGCGGGATCGTGCGCTACGGCGAGAAGTACGGCAACTCCGGGTTGTGGGAGGGCTCCCTCTACGTCTTTGACAAGCGCATGCACACCGAGTTCGGCGGTGGGGCAGAAGACCCCAACTATGTGCAGCTGGGCCACTGTGTGCACTGCGGGGAGGCGACCAACCGCTTCTACAACTGCGCCAACGAGCCGGAATGCCGCGTGCAGTACCTCAGCTGCCCCGAGTGCCGTGAGCGTAACCCGTACTGTGGGGAGTGCGCATAG
- a CDS encoding excisionase family DNA-binding protein, with product MATEEKLSPVEQALADLNNNLSQARTHASDTVTLPKETAVWLRDIIEDLAEGRLVKAPGPEDEMTTQQVANLLGVSRPFVVKLIDEGRLTGHKVGTHRRVYTRDAVAYKDQMANIRGQR from the coding sequence ATGGCAACGGAAGAGAAGCTCTCACCGGTAGAGCAAGCACTGGCAGATTTGAACAACAACCTCTCACAGGCCCGAACGCACGCTTCGGATACTGTGACGCTGCCGAAGGAAACGGCAGTGTGGCTCCGCGACATTATTGAGGACCTGGCCGAGGGCCGCCTGGTGAAGGCCCCCGGTCCTGAGGACGAGATGACCACCCAGCAGGTGGCCAATCTCCTCGGCGTGTCTCGCCCCTTCGTGGTCAAGCTGATTGACGAGGGGCGCTTGACCGGGCACAAGGTTGGCACCCACCGCCGCGTGTACACGCGCGACGCAGTGGCCTACAAGGATCAGATGGCAAATATCCGTGGCCAGCGTTAA